DNA from Cytophagia bacterium CHB2:
GCTGCTCTGGTTTGAGATCGACGATTTCGACGCAGCCGTTGCCCGCGCCGAAGAAATGAACGCCGAGATTGTCATGACCCGTCACCGCAATCCTCCCGACGGCAACGGCGGCCCGAACCACTGGGAATTATGGCTGCTCGATCTTGACGGCTACACAGTGGTTTTAGCCAGCCCAGACGGTTCCGCGGATGGGAATTGGAAACCTTAGCTTCTGCGAAAGCAAGAAAAACAATTATGAAAAAAGCTGCTTCAATCACAAAGCGTGCGCCCGCCAAAGACGTCGATGCTTATCTTGCGTCTGCGCCGAGAGAGTTGCGGACGGTTCTCGAAAATTTGCGCGAGGCCATTAAAACTGCAGCGCCGAAGGCCGACGAAGTGATTAGCTATCAAATCCCGACATACAAGTATCACGGTCCGTTAGTCCATTTCGTCGCACGCGAGAGTTATTGCAGTTTCATTGCAGTGAGCAAAACGGTTTTGGAAAAATTCAAAGGCGAGCTTGAAGAGTTTGATACATCCGGAACCACGATTCATTTCACGGCCGAGCATCCGCTGCCGGCGGCGCTCGTCAAAAAAATTGTCAAAGCGAGAGTCGCAGAGAATGAAGCGCAGGCCAAGCTGAAACAGAAGTGATCGAACACTAACTTTTTGAAACAACATGGCTTCAAAAAAAGCACAACCGGCAAACATTGTCGAATACATTGATGCCGCGCCCAAAGAGACGCAGAAGAAACTACGTGAGATGCTGGCGTGTATTCGCAAAGCCGCACCCGGCGCGGAGGAAGGCTTGAAGTGGGGAATGCCAGCTTTCTCTTATCGAAGAATACTGGTCACCTTCAAAGCTTTCAAGCATCATATCGGCTTCTATCCCACGCCCTCTGCGGTGAAAGCCTTTGCGAAAGAGCTCTCGAGATTTAAAACGGCCAGCGCCTCGATCCAATTCCCGCTGGACAAGCCGCTGCCCCTCGCTCTCATCCGCAAGATCACCGCGTTTCGCGTGAAAGAAAGTCTCAAGGAAGATGCGAAATGGCGAACATGAGAAAGAAAAGCATAACCGTTGCGTGGACTTTTATCAGCGCAAAAGAGTTTGTGAAAAAATTAGAGGCTCTGCGTTCGCCGGAGGAGCTTAGAAAGATTTAATTCATAAGGCCGTTGGCAGATAGCTGCGCGAAGCCGGCAAAAAGATCGCCAAAGACTCTTGAACTTTTTGGATAAATACACCGTCACCATGCCGCGCACGGCGCTGCGTTACGCCATCGAACGGCTTTATAAAAAACAGCGGGAGCATTACATGAGCATGAAGAAGGTCGAGCATTGATGGAGATTGCAAAAAGCAAATTTGTAGGCTGCTGCAAAGCGGACGTGCGCGATCAAGAGCATGATCTGACTTTCCCAATGCTTTTGATGTATCCTACAAACGCGGCTTCAACCTCTGTCACGTTCGGACCGTTCACTCTTGAGGTCGCGATGAACGCGCCGGTTGCAGAGGGCCGCTTTCCGCTCGTCATGATTTCGCACGGCTCTGGCGGCTCGAATTTGACGCATCGCACGCTCGGCAGGCATTTGGCCATGAATGGATTTGTCGTGTGCATGCCCGAGCATCCGTTTAATAATCGCCACAACAATGAATTGCAATACACCATTCAGAACATGATTTACCGGCCACGGCATATCCGTATGGCGATTGATGAAATTTTCTCCCATGAAAAATTTAAATCGCATCTCGACTTCGAGAACGTTGCCGTCATCGGCCATTCCGTTGGCGGCTACACCGCGTTGGCGCTTGCGGGCGGCGCACCGCATACGCAAGCTCTCGTTGCGCTTTGCCAAAAAACGGCGCAAGCAGATGAGCCGTATTGGATTACTCTCTTGCGAAAAAATGGCATCGCGTCACAGCCTATTACAGT
Protein-coding regions in this window:
- a CDS encoding alpha/beta hydrolase, producing the protein MEIAKSKFVGCCKADVRDQEHDLTFPMLLMYPTNAASTSVTFGPFTLEVAMNAPVAEGRFPLVMISHGSGGSNLTHRTLGRHLAMNGFVVCMPEHPFNNRHNNELQYTIQNMIYRPRHIRMAIDEIFSHEKFKSHLDFENVAVIGHSVGGYTALALAGGAPHTQALVALCQKTAQADEPYWITLLRKNGIASQPITVTADHRVKALVLFAPDVSLFMSEGALRNVHVPVLLLVAEKDYMPQETIAVLRDGLPERSQLTHRVVKNAGHYSFLSPFPETMQSRVGDAAKDPEGFDREEFHLEMNEEVLNFLQKIFEGATHAR
- a CDS encoding DUF1801 domain-containing protein, yielding MASKKAQPANIVEYIDAAPKETQKKLREMLACIRKAAPGAEEGLKWGMPAFSYRRILVTFKAFKHHIGFYPTPSAVKAFAKELSRFKTASASIQFPLDKPLPLALIRKITAFRVKESLKEDAKWRT